One Edaphobacter lichenicola DNA window includes the following coding sequences:
- a CDS encoding DUF4149 domain-containing protein: MQTLLRALRLFAMVAWVGGLGFFAFVVAPVAFHSLPSAHEAGMVVGGTLRVLHWIGLVGGAVFYVATGLLWLRAGVAARTEFAIEMILAGLMMAGTFYSQFKILPAMEVDRALAGGAVETAPVGNAGRVDFERLHVLSERLEGFVFFCGLGVVFVLSRESQ; the protein is encoded by the coding sequence ATGCAGACTTTGCTTCGGGCTCTGCGGTTGTTTGCGATGGTGGCGTGGGTTGGTGGGCTTGGTTTTTTTGCCTTTGTGGTGGCGCCTGTGGCCTTTCATAGTCTGCCGAGCGCGCACGAAGCGGGAATGGTGGTGGGCGGAACGCTGCGGGTGCTGCACTGGATCGGGTTGGTGGGGGGTGCGGTGTTTTATGTTGCGACGGGGCTGTTGTGGCTGCGGGCGGGGGTGGCGGCAAGGACTGAGTTTGCGATTGAGATGATACTTGCCGGGCTGATGATGGCGGGGACGTTTTATTCGCAGTTCAAGATACTGCCGGCGATGGAGGTGGACCGGGCGCTGGCGGGTGGAGCGGTAGAGACGGCTCCGGTGGGGAACGCGGGGCGAGTGGACTTTGAGCGGCTGCATGTTTTGTCGGAGCGGCTGGAGGGGTTCGTCTTTTTTTGTGGGTTGGGGGTGGTGTTTGTGCTGTCTCGTGAGTCGCAATAG
- a CDS encoding zinc metalloprotease HtpX — protein MNTFKSTLLLVLLTLFLLFIGDRFGGRNGMVLAFVLSVAFNFGTYFFSDRIALRMYNAQPVTREQLPRAYAAVERLTAKQGLPMPKIYVLPTESPNAFATGRNPQHASVAVTHGILQLLDDEELEGVLAHELGHVRNRDILTSSIAATLAGAITMVARMGYYASLFGGGGGRGGDRRGGGLQGLLMIIVAPIAASLIQLWISRTREFEADATGAAATGNPYALARALQKLEDYSKRIPMQASPSNAHLFIVAPLLGSGGIGSLFSTHPPMKERIQRLIGRDHI, from the coding sequence ATGAATACGTTCAAGTCGACGTTGTTGCTGGTTTTGCTGACGCTGTTTTTGCTTTTCATTGGAGATCGCTTTGGTGGGCGAAACGGCATGGTGCTCGCGTTCGTCCTTTCGGTTGCGTTCAACTTCGGGACGTACTTTTTCTCGGACCGGATTGCGCTGCGGATGTACAACGCGCAGCCGGTGACGCGGGAGCAGTTGCCGAGAGCGTATGCGGCGGTGGAGAGGCTGACGGCGAAGCAGGGGCTGCCGATGCCGAAGATCTATGTGCTGCCGACGGAGTCGCCGAATGCGTTTGCTACCGGGAGGAATCCGCAACATGCTTCGGTGGCGGTGACGCATGGGATTCTGCAATTGCTGGATGATGAGGAGCTGGAGGGGGTGCTGGCGCATGAGCTGGGGCATGTGCGGAATCGGGATATTTTGACGAGCTCGATTGCTGCGACGCTGGCGGGGGCGATTACGATGGTGGCGCGGATGGGCTACTACGCTTCGTTGTTTGGCGGGGGCGGGGGTCGTGGAGGCGACAGACGCGGCGGCGGGCTGCAGGGTCTGCTGATGATTATTGTGGCGCCGATTGCGGCTTCGCTGATTCAGCTCTGGATCTCGCGGACGCGGGAGTTTGAGGCGGATGCTACGGGGGCGGCGGCGACGGGGAATCCGTATGCCCTGGCGCGGGCGCTGCAGAAGCTGGAGGATTATTCGAAGAGGATTCCGATGCAGGCTTCGCCTTCGAACGCGCATCTGTTTATTGTTGCGCCTCTGCTGGGGAGTGGCGGGATTGGGAGTCTTTTTTCGACGCATCCTCCGATGAAGGAACGGATTCAACGGTTGATTGGAAGGGACCACATCTAG
- a CDS encoding peptidase associated/transthyretin-like domain-containing protein codes for MAAALVAAFSSLAFADSITGTVTNKTTNKPAAGDDVVLIRLQQGMQEATRTKTDAKGRFTLEVPANESQAIHLVRVTHDKANYFRPAPPGTQSVEVDVYNAAAKVKGVSSEADVMRLQTDESGKSLHVVENFFVKNESSPPLTQFSDRPFEFYLPEGAVVEGSAALSPGGMPVQASPVPLGEPNHYAFIFPIRPGETRFQITYKLPYGGSLKFSPRVMMPTDTIAVMMPKSMTFKPGPSAPYTAVTEETTAQTYVARGVAPSQTLDFTISGTGQMPRDTGAAATAGEGGAAGDASAPAGAGGATSTAASDTRPGGGLGTPLDPEGTNDPWAKYKWWILGGLGLVLAVGAGVMLKNGPAAVSPAGVAGVGGSGSLAAAPGSLLVAMKEELFSLETDRLQGKLTESEYVEQKAALEVVLRRALTRGERSAETSNVAGPVV; via the coding sequence GTGGCTGCTGCTTTGGTGGCGGCGTTTTCCAGTTTGGCGTTTGCTGATTCGATCACCGGCACGGTTACAAATAAGACGACGAACAAGCCTGCGGCTGGTGATGACGTGGTGTTGATTCGTCTGCAGCAGGGCATGCAGGAGGCGACGCGGACCAAGACGGACGCGAAGGGACGCTTTACGCTGGAGGTGCCGGCGAACGAGAGCCAGGCGATTCATCTGGTGCGGGTGACGCATGATAAGGCGAACTACTTTCGGCCGGCGCCTCCGGGGACGCAGTCGGTCGAGGTGGATGTTTATAACGCTGCGGCGAAGGTGAAGGGTGTTAGCAGCGAGGCCGATGTGATGCGGCTGCAGACCGATGAGAGCGGGAAGTCGCTGCATGTGGTTGAGAATTTTTTTGTAAAGAATGAGTCGAGTCCTCCGTTGACGCAGTTCAGCGACAGGCCGTTTGAGTTTTATCTGCCGGAGGGTGCGGTGGTGGAGGGTTCGGCGGCGCTGTCGCCGGGTGGAATGCCGGTGCAGGCTTCACCGGTGCCGCTGGGGGAGCCGAATCACTATGCGTTCATCTTTCCGATTCGTCCGGGTGAGACGCGGTTTCAGATTACGTACAAGCTGCCGTATGGCGGGAGCCTGAAGTTTTCGCCGCGGGTGATGATGCCGACGGACACGATTGCGGTGATGATGCCGAAGAGCATGACGTTCAAGCCGGGACCTTCTGCACCGTATACGGCGGTGACGGAGGAGACGACGGCGCAGACTTATGTGGCACGGGGTGTGGCTCCTTCGCAGACACTGGACTTTACGATCTCGGGGACGGGGCAGATGCCGCGGGATACCGGGGCTGCGGCGACGGCTGGTGAGGGTGGAGCGGCGGGGGATGCTTCGGCGCCGGCTGGTGCGGGCGGGGCGACGAGTACAGCGGCGAGTGATACGCGGCCTGGTGGCGGGCTGGGCACTCCGCTGGACCCTGAGGGGACGAATGATCCGTGGGCTAAGTACAAGTGGTGGATTCTGGGTGGGCTTGGGCTGGTGCTGGCGGTGGGTGCGGGGGTGATGTTGAAGAATGGGCCTGCTGCTGTGAGTCCGGCTGGTGTTGCGGGTGTGGGTGGGTCTGGTTCGCTGGCGGCGGCGCCTGGTTCCCTGCTTGTGGCGATGAAGGAAGAGTTGTTCTCGCTGGAGACCGATAGATTGCAGGGAAAGTTAACCGAGAGCGAGTATGTTGAGCAGAAGGCCGCGCTGGAGGTGGTGCTGCGACGGGCGCTGACTCGCGGCGAACGGAGCGCAGAGACGTCTAATGTGGCGGGACCCGTAGTCTGA
- a CDS encoding cytochrome c-type biogenesis protein CcmH codes for MFEFAARMSCRTSLLRGVRPLLGLFTPSSAAPVGRFRRFVGAGMVCLLAVVMLGATPDSRFEKMGHEMICTCGCGQVLLECNHVGCPVSPVMISELHSGIDAGGTDTSIFNWFETKYGATVLAAPIRGGFDNVAWIAPMAVFLLATIGTGFLVKMWSARSAQRRAVSAAGPVLGGDAVRERIRRETEY; via the coding sequence ATGTTTGAGTTTGCTGCAAGAATGTCCTGCCGGACGAGCCTCCTGCGCGGAGTGCGGCCACTTCTTGGCTTGTTTACTCCTTCGAGTGCGGCTCCCGTTGGTCGCTTTCGACGCTTTGTTGGTGCTGGGATGGTTTGTCTGCTGGCCGTGGTGATGCTGGGGGCTACGCCTGATTCGCGCTTCGAGAAGATGGGCCATGAGATGATCTGCACCTGCGGGTGCGGGCAGGTATTGCTGGAGTGCAACCACGTTGGGTGCCCTGTCTCGCCCGTGATGATCTCGGAGCTGCACTCGGGGATCGATGCGGGGGGAACCGATACTTCGATCTTCAACTGGTTCGAGACGAAGTATGGGGCGACGGTGCTGGCGGCGCCGATTCGTGGGGGGTTCGATAACGTCGCGTGGATCGCGCCGATGGCTGTGTTTCTGCTGGCGACGATTGGAACGGGATTTCTGGTGAAGATGTGGTCGGCGCGGTCGGCGCAGCGTCGGGCTGTGAGTGCGGCTGGGCCTGTGTTGGGTGGCGATGCTGTGCGCGAGCGGATTCGGCGGGAGACGGAGTACTGA
- a CDS encoding heme lyase CcmF/NrfE family subunit: protein MRLHSMPEFGSFTLLLALALSAYTLVMGGVALWRTRGMAAGVDGGAGRLGETARRAGISSFVALSCAAFALVWASFTNDYSVSYILHHTNRDLNTAYKFSALWSGQEGSLLLWAWLLSAYGFVLRMRHKVDVRLSAFASTILAGIQVFFLLLLNFAAPPFAIQPGPVATDGFGLNPLLQYPEMVIHPPMLYLGYVGFSVPFAFALGALMMRYPGEKWIHITRRWTMVTWLFLTCGIFLGAHWAYSVLGWGGYWGWDPVENASLMPWLTGTAFLHSVMMQEKRGMMKSWNVWLIFSTFMLTILGTLLTRSGIVSSVHAFAQSSIGDWFYGFILIVFAVCLFTFFKQRDHLKSENRLESLVSRESSFLFNNLILLAACFTVLWGTLFPVLSEYVQGTKVTMGAPFYNRVNLPIGLFLLFLTGIGPLLAWRSTSLRSIRRNFILPSIAMGLALVVLLGVGVRPWQAGDDWQATLFSLVTFTLAAGVITAIGAEFLRGANVVATQTGKNLVASTVLLVRRNTRRYGGYVVHFGIVVMFIGIAGGAFNQSHEQEMGFGDTLKLGPYRLVCKSYTQDSNRNYDTEYALMDVFRGSKKITQLAPEKRFYIASQTSSTMVALHSTLASDLYVIYEGKNPDTDRPIIKVFLNPLMNWIWIGVLIVVGGTFLALVPNLARTAARVTAEAPVVEAEVHHV from the coding sequence ATGCGACTGCATTCTATGCCGGAGTTTGGAAGTTTTACGTTGTTGCTGGCTCTGGCATTGAGCGCCTATACGCTGGTGATGGGTGGGGTGGCGTTGTGGCGTACGCGCGGGATGGCGGCGGGCGTCGATGGCGGGGCGGGGCGGCTGGGGGAGACGGCACGGCGGGCGGGGATCTCGAGCTTTGTGGCACTGAGCTGCGCGGCGTTTGCGCTGGTATGGGCTTCGTTTACTAACGACTATTCGGTCTCGTACATTCTGCACCATACCAACCGCGATCTGAATACGGCTTATAAGTTCTCTGCGCTGTGGTCGGGGCAGGAGGGCTCGCTGCTGCTTTGGGCGTGGCTGCTGTCGGCGTACGGGTTTGTGCTGCGGATGCGGCATAAGGTGGATGTCCGGCTGTCGGCGTTTGCTTCGACGATTCTGGCTGGGATTCAGGTGTTCTTTCTGCTGCTGCTGAACTTTGCGGCGCCTCCGTTTGCGATTCAGCCTGGGCCGGTGGCGACTGATGGGTTTGGGTTGAATCCGCTGCTGCAGTATCCGGAGATGGTGATTCATCCTCCGATGTTGTATCTCGGCTACGTCGGATTTTCTGTTCCGTTTGCGTTTGCGCTGGGTGCGCTGATGATGCGGTATCCGGGAGAGAAGTGGATTCACATTACGCGGCGCTGGACGATGGTGACGTGGCTGTTTTTGACGTGCGGGATCTTTCTGGGTGCGCACTGGGCTTATAGCGTGCTGGGGTGGGGTGGCTACTGGGGTTGGGATCCGGTGGAGAATGCAAGCCTGATGCCGTGGCTGACGGGGACGGCGTTTCTGCACTCGGTAATGATGCAGGAGAAACGCGGGATGATGAAGAGCTGGAATGTGTGGCTGATCTTCTCGACGTTCATGCTGACGATTCTGGGGACGCTGCTGACGCGGTCGGGGATTGTGAGCTCGGTGCATGCGTTTGCGCAGAGTTCGATTGGGGATTGGTTTTACGGATTTATTTTGATTGTGTTTGCGGTGTGTTTGTTTACGTTCTTCAAGCAGCGGGATCATTTGAAGTCGGAGAACAGGCTGGAGTCGCTGGTGAGCCGCGAGTCTAGTTTTCTGTTCAACAATCTGATTCTGCTGGCGGCTTGTTTTACGGTGCTTTGGGGGACGCTGTTTCCTGTGCTGAGCGAGTATGTGCAGGGCACAAAGGTTACGATGGGTGCCCCATTTTATAACCGCGTGAATCTGCCGATCGGATTGTTTCTCCTGTTTCTGACGGGGATTGGGCCGCTGCTGGCGTGGCGGTCGACTTCGCTGCGGTCGATTCGACGGAATTTTATTTTGCCTTCGATTGCTATGGGTTTGGCGTTGGTGGTGTTGCTGGGTGTGGGTGTGAGGCCTTGGCAGGCTGGGGATGATTGGCAGGCTACGCTGTTTTCTCTGGTGACCTTTACGCTGGCGGCTGGTGTGATTACGGCGATTGGGGCGGAGTTTCTGCGTGGGGCCAACGTGGTGGCGACGCAGACGGGTAAGAATCTGGTGGCTTCTACTGTGCTGCTGGTGCGGCGGAATACGCGGCGCTATGGCGGATATGTGGTGCACTTCGGCATCGTGGTAATGTTTATCGGGATTGCTGGTGGGGCGTTCAACCAGTCGCATGAGCAGGAGATGGGCTTTGGCGATACGTTGAAGCTGGGGCCGTATCGGCTGGTGTGCAAGAGCTATACGCAGGACAGCAACAGGAACTACGACACGGAGTATGCGTTGATGGATGTGTTTCGCGGGAGCAAGAAGATTACGCAGCTGGCTCCGGAGAAGCGGTTCTACATTGCGAGTCAGACTTCGTCGACGATGGTGGCGCTGCACTCTACGCTGGCGAGTGATCTGTATGTGATCTATGAGGGGAAGAATCCGGATACGGATCGGCCGATCATCAAGGTGTTTCTGAATCCGCTGATGAACTGGATCTGGATTGGGGTTTTGATTGTGGTGGGGGGGACATTCCTGGCGCTGGTGCCGAACCTTGCTCGGACGGCTGCGCGCGTGACCGCGGAGGCGCCGGTGGTTGAGGCTGAGGTTCATCATGTTTGA
- a CDS encoding response regulator: MNLLVNSPLEQTISRMPATLLLIDDNAVQAATRQTILKRAGYFVIAALNPSRALEQIQRGEFPAEIGLVITDHLMPGMTGADFVRALRKTNPAVPVLVISGLQEAEEEYEELNVTFRMKPLLPDHLLATVHGLVRDGRRDSGVMPQ, encoded by the coding sequence TTGAATTTACTGGTGAACTCTCCCTTGGAACAGACCATCTCTCGAATGCCGGCCACCCTTCTCCTTATCGATGACAATGCAGTCCAGGCGGCAACGCGGCAGACGATCTTGAAGCGGGCCGGGTACTTTGTGATTGCGGCGCTGAATCCGTCGCGGGCGCTGGAACAGATTCAGAGGGGCGAGTTTCCGGCGGAGATCGGGTTGGTGATTACCGACCACCTGATGCCGGGAATGACGGGCGCGGACTTTGTTCGGGCATTGCGCAAGACGAATCCTGCGGTGCCGGTGCTGGTGATCAGCGGGCTGCAGGAGGCGGAAGAGGAGTACGAGGAGCTGAACGTGACGTTCCGGATGAAACCGCTGCTGCCGGATCATCTGCTGGCGACGGTTCATGGGCTGGTTCGGGATGGAAGACGCGACTCTGGTGTGATGCCGCAGTAA